Below is a window of Electrophorus electricus isolate fEleEle1 chromosome 1, fEleEle1.pri, whole genome shotgun sequence DNA.
CCATGGACGCAAAGACGAAGTCATGAATTCACGGGGCAGAATGGCCCATTAGTCACAATCTCTGCTGAGGCtaaaccaacagaaaaaaaacccacaccctGAGACTCATGCTATATAAATGATACATGGATGGGACATCGTCTATATAAATGATACTcaaacgcatgcacgcacgcagacacacacagtcgcacCGAGCAATGGGCGGAACAAAGCATACATAAGTTGGCTATGAGAACTGGGCCGTGAAGCATCTGAGGGAGCAGAGGTCTCGGACCGTGGCCCCCCCCTTGGCCCGCTGCACTGCAGACCTGCCAGACACATCAAGACATGATCACAAGGAGCACGTTGCACAAGGCTGCAGAGTGCAGTGGCCACCAGGGGGCGAGCGTGAGGAGGGGATGGGCTAGCCAAGGGGGCTGAAATgctttctggggggggggggtgctcacCTTGCTGGCGGCTCGGTGAAGAATGCACGGAGGTGGAGGGCGTCCCCGAGGGGGCGTGACCCCTGACAGGGCCCTCCAAACTGGGGGAGGTGCTGCTGTAATGAGGGCCCACAGGGCCTGGGGGGGTTTGGTCATAGCACTGTTGAACTAGGGAGAGAGacaataaaatatgacaaaattaattttgaattaaaagttacaaaaaaaaatgataaaagtaaagcaaattaattaattcatgaaTAAGTAAAACGACCAGTGAAATTTTGATtgtataacttttttttccttctgtttggGTCCAAGTCCCACCCACCTGCATTTGACTGGCCATTGACAGTGGCCGTttgggtgaggggtggggctCCGTACCCCTGCTGCGCTGGTTTGGGTGTGGCCCCATTGCCCTGAGGATACTGCTGCAAAGCACTGTGGGTTGGTGGTTGGATCACAGCAGGGATGGGGGGACGCTCTGCAGCTCCCTGGGATGATCTTAGCGTCCCATACTCACTGCTCCCAGGGCCTGATGGGTAGGAGACGATGGGGAAAAGTGGATTACTGCTGCTCGACGCAGGCACCAGCATCGGCTGCTGCTGGCCCTGAGAGGAGGCACCATAACGCTGTCCGTAGTAGTTAGCAGGTGTGGCATAAGAGGCAGGCGGCTGGTACTGGGGGGCTCCAGAAACAGAGTGGGTAGCGGTGGAAGGTGGCTGGGTTGGAGTCTGCAAGCCATGGGGAGGTGGGTAAGGGGTGGGCCCTACACCTGGCCCTGCCCCAGCCTGGGAGTGGCTGTTGTGGTAGTAGGTGGCGCTGAAGTCAGTGTTCATCGGTGGGGCTTTGCTGGGCGGTGGGGGTAACTGACCCGGCATGGCAAGATAACCCTGCTGGGGAACTCCAGTGTAGTAGTTTGAAGCAGGATACATGGCTGGGAGTGGCTGGCCTGGAcctgcaaaatgaaaaataaagtattagtatcattactatattaaattatattctaataattaagaaaatcatcaagcagaaaaaaaaaacaaaaataaaccaggTCTGACTTGTCACTGACACTTAAAGACCCCaacaaaaataagcaaataagaCTAACAGTCAAAATAAGGCAAAAATGCCATccgattattattattactattactgacTGCCAGAAAAGTGATCCATCAGAGTTACAACATCTGATCAAAGGGCAGTTACTTAGACAATAACGGCTGCCCAGTCCTCCGGAGTATAATTAAAAAAGGCCAGGGCCAAActtgaaaatatgaaatagcAATAGCGTTGGCTATCTTGTGTATGGAGGCCAAAAATGAATTCGAGCGACCCTCGATGAAGATATGCCACTGCCGTTTGTTAGGTTGGAAGGGTTTTATGTCCGCCGTTGAAAAACCACGACATCCGCGCAGCCCGAGTAGTTTTCAGAGTAGGAACATACGAGAACACCGCTAGCTAATCCCCGCGGGACCAAATCCCCCAGTCTCCCCGGACAGTGAAGGGTTTGGTTCGGACGTAGTTGACATAATACTGAACATTTCAAGGCTGGTCATTGGGAGTTGAGAAAAAGATGAGTGGCGTGTTTGGCAAATCCGAGCCCTGCAAACTGCACCAGTTTGACGGCGTGAGTAAGGACGATGTAAGTGTATTTGACCATGGAGCTCACAGGAAGATTAGCCGAACAGCAGCAAAACGGCTTCAAAACAAGTCAATTCTGTATGGCTGGGagttttaaatacacataacaTGTAGTTACATTAACATAGATTTACCACTGAGATCGCAGACGATCACACGCCGTAAAAAATAAGCCGCAGCTGGACGTGTAACCACTCTAGCGTTAGCTAAGTTAGCCTGCTAGGTTAGCGTCAGTGCTAGTCGATGAAGGAAAGCAGTCATGCCCGAAATCCCGGAGCTAACGTGTGTTATAGTTGACCATTTAGCCAGctagcacacatacacataaacgtCTACAACTACAGTAGTATATTAACCAGCTTGCTAGTTAGGTAGAGTTAAGGAGGTGTGCTGGCATAAAAATATTAGACAAAACATAATTCCTACAAGGTAGCTTGCTAGCTAATCAAAGTGGAACTCACCCCTCGGCAGCTAGCTAGACAGCCAATATCTTAGCAACCTACATTAGCTAAGGATGTTAATAAGATGGGTAGTTAGGCTAGGCTACGCTAGGCtaagataaaataagataatCTCGTACCGTTGTGATAAGGGGTTGCACCTCCGCCACCGTTCTGTGTTGGATTCACGTAATTATTGACGGAGGGGTTGAGATTCGTAAAACCCGGCGCAGACATTGTGCTGAAGGAGTTTTATATGTCCCAGATGAAGCTACATATATGTGGTTACAAGAAGACAAAACCAGGGGTCAACAGTTTTGAGTTCCCATCAACCTGCTTTAAGATCGCTGAGGATCCGTCTGTAATTAGTCAGCGCTGATCTGCCTAGAACAAAACAGTGAATTTGACAGCAGCAATCACTAGGCTGACCagtcttttcaaaataaaagacatgtTACGGAAAGCCCATACACTTAATTGAGACGTGGCTATTGTAACCATTTACGACATAAATATTGTAAACTTcaacaaacagaaatgaacaaaattCAGTCCTTTATTGTATAAGATtatacacatacttacacatacTTAATtctatggttttttttttacatttctgcaaTACATAAAATGTATGAGGTGAAAAGGGTTACAAATaccatttaaacaaaaattgaGACCAGCCCAGCATTTAggctttgttaaaaaaaactcaaGATGATAGTTTTCTCTGTCTAAATTTAAGGGAAAACAATTTATTCTAGCTCAGAAAAATATATCTAGATCCCCCCATCTGTTTGGAGATGTGTATGTAGATAATATATTTAAGCAGCTTGTCCTATAATGTCTTTTAATATGTATAAGGATCTTATATCCAATAATATGTTTTAGCCATATTTCCAGAATTGCTGGCAGTACTGAGATTACTCCAATACCAAGGCAGCTCTGCAGTATAGACACCAGGAATAACAGCACCATCCTTGTTCAGCCATTAGGGGTTGCAAGTTACATTTAATGTTGAAGATTGTGCTACAGGTATGctgtaaaacaaagcaaagttcCTGGGGATGCAGCCTTACAATGGTAATCATGTACTTTAGGGTAAATATGCATGCAGAATAGACATGTGACACCAGCCTGAATGAAGATAAAAAGGAATGGTTTACTGTTCTTGCTAAAGTTTAATTGCGGTGGGTATGGAGAGTATTACTGAGCACTTATGAGTTTATGACATACAGTAAAGTATGATTAGGGATTTTCTTCCCCCCAACCTATTATTACAGAGACAAATGGAAACAGTCCAAACAAAATGACACAGATACAATGCTTAGAGATTAGataaaacaagagagagaaaatatacaGGAAACCCAGCAATAACaggaatacacacatacagacatttaCTGGTGGACACATACATTAACATCTGCTGGGTATGCTGCTGAATAAATGAGCTCATACTGTATGTCTCATAGAAAATGGGTCATTTTTGTAAAATTTAGCGGTGCTTCTTAAAACACTGATACTTTTTCATCTGCTCTGGCTCTTTTatatgcattttctgttttttatttacataaattgtatttaattttttagattgtaatatgttttatgaaacttcttttttcttttgttctgcaAAAAACCTTCCTGAGGTGTACCAGTGCACTCCAGCTATACCATTGCACTCCAGCTATACTATTGCACCCCACCTGTACTAGTGCACCCTACCTGTACAAAGATATTCTACCTGTACTAGTGCACCCCACCTGTACCAGTGCGCCCCACCTGTACAAAGGTACCCCACCTATACTAGTGCACCCCACCTGTACCAGTGCGCCCTACCTGTATAAAGGTACCCCACCTGTACTAGTGTGCCCCTCCTGAACTAGGTCCCACTACCTGTACTAGTGCACCCCACCTGTACCAGTGTGGCCCAGCTATACTTGTATTTCTCACCTGTACTAGTGCACCCCACTTGTACCAGAGTGCCCCACCTGTACTTGTATTCCCCACCTGTACCAGTATTCCCCACCTGTACTTGAATTCCCCACCTGTATCAGTGTGCCCCATCTGTACTTGAATTCCCCACCTGCACCAGTATTCCCCACCTGTACTTTTATTCCCCACCTGTACCAGTGCACCCTGCCTGTATCAGTGTGCCCCATCTGTACTTGTATTCCCCACCTGTATAAGTGTGCCCCACCTATAGCAGTGTGCCCCATCTGTACTTGTATTCCCCATCTGTATCAGTGTGTCCCACCTGTATCAGTTTGTCCCACCTGTACTTGTATTCCTCACCTGTACCAGCGTGCCCCACCTGTACCAGTGTGCCCCAGCTGTGCCAGTTCACGCCTCTttcttaaattacattttacattcctAAAGTATTTTGCTGAAGGAAAACTGTGGGTGTGCCTcacattacaaatacaatacaaCCAATAActcaaaaacaaattttcaaTAAGTTTACGCTTTATTCTTTTCCCTGTCAAACCAAGTAAGAAATTAAgttctattaaaatattttttcttcaggtcaaatcaaatcatttgGTACAACAAATGCAATTAAAGTTATTTTGTTAAAAGATTAGTTGTGCCAAAAGACATAGTTATGTAAACAATTTATGTACATGACTTCTAAACCAGCAGGGTCTGTACAACTAAGACTCCCTAAAACCTCATAGAAACAATTCCATTGTGCTATAGCACCATAAATTAAACTTTAAGAACAACAAGCTTACAAACCTattattagaaaatattttggaaatCTATTTATCCAATAGGGCTTTTTCTACAGTCTCTTGCTATCCTGCCTCCTTCACTCTTCTGTCACAGTGTCCTGTCACATTTTCCAGCCACATcatgtcctctgtctctctgtccaatCACAGGGTTTCATTTATGGTGTATGAAGGATTTCCGAGTCCCTCCGCGTTCAAGGACCTGTCCTTCTGACAAGACTTCTGTCGCCACAGTAACAGTGCAACTAATGACAACAGTGCCAGGAAGCCGACGGAGCCAGCGATTACCCCGGCCCTGACGGCTCCCTGGCTGAGCTCTTGTGGCATGAACTGGGTGCATGACATTTCAGTCTCCACGCTGAACCCTGCGTCATTCACAGCCACCACGCATACCCGTGACCCCACCTTCACTCCTCGCACTGTCCCATTACGGGAAAACTGCCCAAAAACCGGCGGGAGGCCCTCTCTTCCTTCTACCATCAGTTTGTAGTGCGTTACTATAGAAAGAGGAGCACACCAATGCACCTGCGCCTCTCCAGATGCTCCTTGTTTGACCTCGCGGAGCTGTGGGGATAGCGGCAGCTCCTGCGGGCCCGTAAGCCCCGGACAGTAACACTTGGTGCGTGCAGAGATCTCAGAGCATGAGACCTCATGAACCACACAGGGGTCATAGTCACATTCCTGGGGGATTAAGTGGGTTGTGGTTTCCCAGGGCAGCCTGGGACCATACGAAGGTTTGGAGGTTTCGTCTTCGTAGTCTTCGTCAATGTCAGGGATGTAGatgatgtttgttttccttaaaGGCAGGTCAGGCGCTAAGGGGCTCACTGAGGCTGCCCATATGAAGTCAACCACAAAGATTAGCAGGAAGAGTATAAAGTTTGACACCCCAAACATCTTGATTCTGTAAAAGATATACAAGTAAAAGTTAGTCATATTCTCTTTTAGtcagttttaatttaaactgcTTTAACTCATAATAATTTTGAAGTGTGGTTTCAGTGTTGTTTTGCTGAGTTGATTCCCTCAAAGTTACACAAGGAAATTATGACGATCGCGCAAATGACACAAACCATCTTAAATGAGTCATATACACAGACACCATGACAGAGTGACCACAAATAATATTGTAAAACCTTATGACAGCTGTAACATAAATCAATGCCTGTATTAAAAACTGGATGA
It encodes the following:
- the LOC113591098 gene encoding LRRN4 C-terminal-like protein produces the protein MSVLHTTRQQRGFHKSSENAGLRERRQRGDREETDFISFRIKMFGVSNFILFLLIFVVDFIWAASVSPLAPDLPLRKTNIIYIPDIDEDYEDETSKPSYGPRLPWETTTHLIPQECDYDPCVVHEVSCSEISARTKCYCPGLTGPQELPLSPQLREVKQGASGEAQVHWCAPLSIVTHYKLMVEGREGLPPVFGQFSRNGTVRGVKVGSRVCVVAVNDAGFSVETEMSCTQFMPQELSQGAVRAGVIAGSVGFLALLSLVALLLWRQKSCQKDRSLNAEGLGNPSYTINETL